One segment of Lytechinus pictus isolate F3 Inbred chromosome 13, Lp3.0, whole genome shotgun sequence DNA contains the following:
- the LOC135156456 gene encoding uncharacterized protein LOC135156456 gives MGEKQVKVNLWCVPRSLSTVLTKCLSVIDGTEVYFELFSHADAASNMFESVVGRRLPSQLEGNEKDYDQMSELFNAMSIGRKIIQRRASFLDIKQDLENASSKYVFNKDMAYSFVQEYLPRGFRYVFLTREPSRVFASYRKSILAAAPSIPESHLPEHATDERMFDIIRDDVASTRPKSWYEKQHELWKYVREHIEPNPIIIDAFDLASEPRKILRAFCNDVGFPYSDDLLQWTPSQEFPNNFVTPLENMSQAVGKQLYATALNSTSFVAPRESGPIPRDQLTDDVIQCVDHSMPFYREMYKNRLRPS, from the exons ATGGGCGAGAAGCAAGTTAAAGTAAATTTGTGGTGCGTGCCACGATCGTTGTCCACAGTACTAACCAAATGCCTGAGTGTCATCGACGGGACGGAGGTCTATTTCGAACTGTTTTCTCACGCCGATGCGGCATCTAATATGTTCGAGTCGGTAGTGGGTCGTAGGCTCCCATCCCAATTAGAAGGAAACGAGAAGGATTACGACCAGATGAGTGAGCTTTTCAATGCAATGTCAATCGGCAGAAAAATCATCCAAAGGAGAGCATC GTTCCTTGACATCAAGCAAGACTTAGAGAATGCGTCAAGCAAGTATGTTTTCAATAAAGATATGGCTTACAGCTTTGTTCAAGAATATCTTCCCCGAGGCTTCAGATATGTGTTTCTAACTCGGGAACCTTCGAGAGTTTTCGCATCTTACCGGAAGAGCATTCTGGCTGCGGCGCCATCAATTCCAGAAAGCCACCTCCCGGAGCACGCCACAGATGAGCGCATGTTCGACATCATTCGTGATGATGTCGCATCGACACGCCCGAAGAGTTGGTACGAGAAGCAGCACGAACTTTGGAAATACGTCAGAGAGCACATCGAACCGAATCCAATCATCATTGACGCTTTCGACCTCGCCTCCGAACCTCGGAAAATTTTGAGGGCCTTCTGTAATGatgttggatttccatacagcGATGACCTTCTACAATGGACCCCCAGTCAAGAATTCCCAAATAACTTTGTAACACCATTGGAGAATATGTCGCAAGCTGTGGGCAAGCAGCTCTATGCCACAGCTTTAAACAGCACAAGTTTTGTGGCGCCACGTGAATCTGGGCCCATACCACGTGATCAGCTCacagatgacgtcatccaatGCGTTGACCACTCCATGCCATTCTATCGTGAAATGTATAAAAATAGATTGCGGCCTTcttaa
- the LOC129274410 gene encoding uncharacterized protein LOC129274410: protein MDEKQVKVSLWCVPRSLSTVLTKCLSVIDGMEVYFELFSYADTASNVFESVVGRRLPFQLDGNEKDYDKMSELFNAMSIGRKIIQRRASFFDIKQDLENASSKYVVNKDIAHTYALEYLPRGFRYVFLTREPSRVFASYRKSRILAAAPSMPESRQPEHATDERVFDIIRDDVASIRPKSWYEKQHELWKYVREHIEPNPIIIDAFDLASEPRNILRAFCNDVGLPYSDDLLQWTPSQEFPTNFVTPLENMSQAMGQHLYATALNSTSFVAPRESGPIPRDQLTDDVIQCVDHSMPFYREMYQSRLRPS from the exons ATGGATGAAAAGCAAGTTAAAGTTAGTTTGTGGTGCGTGCCACGATCGTTGTCCACAGTACTAACCAAATGCCTGAGTGTCATCGACGGGATGGAAGTCTATTTCGAACTGTTTTCTTACGCCGATACGGCATCAAATGTGTTCGAGTCGGTAGTAGGTCGTAGGCTCCCGTTCCAATTAGATGGAAACGAGAAGGATTATGACAAGATGAGTGAGCTTTTCAATGCAATGTCAATCGGCCGGAAAATCATTCAAAGGAGAGCATC GTTCTTCGACATCAAGCAAGATTTAGAGAATGCGTCAAGCAAGTATGTTGTAAATAAAGATATTGCTCACACCTATGCTCTAGAATATCTTCCCCGAGGTTTCAGATATGTGTTTCTAACTCGGGAACCTTCGAGAGTTTTCGCATCATACCGGAAGAGCCGTATTCTGGCTGCGGCACCATCGATGCCAGAAAGCCGCCAACCGGAGCACGCCACAGATGAGCGCGTGTTCGACATCATTCGTGATGATGTCGCATCGATACGCCCAAAGAGTTGGTACGAGAAGCAGCACGAACTTTGGAAATACGTCAGAGAGCACATCGAACCGAATCCAATCATCATTGACGCTTTCGACCTCGCCTCCGAACCTCGGAATATTTTGAGGGCCTTCTGTAATGATGTTGGATTGCCATACAGCGATGACCTTCTACAATGGACCCCCAGTCAAGAATTCCCAACGAACTTTGTGACACCATTAGAGAATATGTCTCAAGCAATGGGCCAGCACCTTTATGCCACAGCTTTAAACAGTACAAGTTTTGTGGCGCCCCGTGAATCTGGGCCAATACCACGTGATCAGCTCacagatgacgtcatccaatGCGTTGACCATTCAATGCCATTCTATCGTGAAATGTATCAAAGTAGATTGCGGCCTTCTTAA
- the LOC135156449 gene encoding uncharacterized protein LOC135156449, which translates to MDCSRILSHPLHCTFSRFLYCLPLSLFKLKQRRLWKTPFFYRHHSFAHLTPPFLPSLNNTVNFLLRCKLAVMISHCGLCEPNYLDCFKGTLETILPSQYEHEVCSYEPLDGDNFKCQFRLKISSEEQVQKWLQDFKRGTNSSTWKVARTYPDAGKFNQFRVDLRCQHNTRYTSRPGKKTKNTFCPASAFIVLKRFIKHSRSKDSHIEKGLLFIVTLNYAHNHPLSCADALRRNDVSEATEEKLRSLFEHGHSPSSALDLLKDDLPEEHGDNYINASADRSLCPDVQYCYRLYAKIFKKRYGAASGEEMYADLERKIHELNEEQHRLCAKIKVTPNNQTIVAICTPLMKRVHEKMKHSGEIIYVDSSGNCDRHNSRIFVVLTHSSAGGLPLGMLITTSESMPTIQAGFSLLQSILPERAFFGRGAMGPQVIMTDDCKALRQGLHAVYPQSSLILCVFHLLQALWRWLWDTHNHISKQDRTYLLNTFKELIGADNSLDLESRFQQIQEDKVVARYQQFKEHLAEIFARRNAWALCLHQSANLPLRGNVTNNFVEDAMRVIKEKMFNRPKAFNVTQLFHFLVTRLTSYYEHRLIDVSNNQMTNPAQSKYRKDVKDVNVDGIIHETDSTYAVPSAQSEVVYYVDTNLEACTCTKGGSGGPCKHQYAVMKKFHVTNSNCLPATTPHQRKVFYQIATGRVDVPDEGFADLLPDEQADFLPDDDDMMVASTSNVRDTQIERQDSLHRDLQNNFSHRGQRTRTSSLSNKLDNMFETLRFKLDNDEESFHAPLTKFVERFEHITTDSALISALSTFGKYNSGFALSKNSSHVGQRRAMLTSKKIGVQPTAVSRMKTTGGRRRAPITGRPVKGTQKEHS; encoded by the exons ATGGACTGTTCTCGCATTCTCTCTCACCCTCTCCATTGCACTTTCTCCCGGTTTCTTTATTgccttcctctttctctctttaagTTAAAACAAAGACGTCTTTGGAAAACACCTTTTTTTTATCGACACCACTCGTTCGCCCATCTCACACCACCATTTTTACCGTCACTTAATAATACAGTTAATTTTTTGCTGCGTTGTAAACTTGCTGTCATGATTTCTCACTGCGGATTGTGTGAGCCTAACTATCTTGACTGTTTTAAAGGTACTTTAGAG ACAATACTGCCATCACAGTATGAACATGAAGTTTGCAGCTATGAGCCTCTTGATGGGGACAATTTCAAGTGCCAATTCAGGTTGAAAATAAGCAGTGAAGAACAAGTACAGAAATGGTTGCAAGATTTCAAAAGGGGGACCAATTCTTCGACATGGAAGGTGGCTAGGACTTATCCAGATGCTGGTAAATTCAACCAATTTAGG GTCGATTTACGATGCCAACATAACACCAGGTACACCTCGAGACCTGggaaaaaaactaaaaatacattttgtccTGCCTCGGCATTCATCGTGCTCAAACGATTCATAAAGCATTCCAG GTCTAAGGATTCCCACATCGAGAAAGGACTCTTGTTCATTGTGACCTTGAATTACGCACACAACCATCCCCTGTCATGTGCAGATGCTTTGAGAAGGAATGATGTATCTGAAGCCACGGAGGAGAAGCTTAGAAGTCTCTTCGAGCATGGTCACTCACCAAGCTCCGCTCTGGACCTGTTGAAGGACGATCTCCCGGAGGAACACGGAGACAATTACATCAACGCCTCTGCCGATAGGTCCTTGTGCCCCGATGTTCAGTACTGTTACCG GTTGTATgctaaaattttcaagaaaCGATATGGAGCAGCATCCGGTGAAGAGATGTATGCTGACCttgaaagaaagatacatgaACTTAACGAAGAGCAGCACCGGCTATGCGCCAAAATTAAAGTGACACCTAACAATCAAACAATTGTTGCCATTTGCACCCCTCTTATGAAGAGGGTACATGAAAAGATGAAACATAGTGGCGAGATTATTTACGTCGATTCAAGCGGGAACTGTGACCGGCACAACAGCCGCATCTTTGTGGTTTTAACACACTCATCTGCTGGCGGCCTTCCACTTGGGATGCTCATAACTACGTCAGAATCAATGCCCACAATTCAAGCAGGATTTAGTCTCCTCCAGTCTATCCTACCAGAGAGGGCATTTTTTGGAAGGGGTGCAATGGGGCCGCAGGTTATCATGACGGACGACTGTAAAGCCCTCCGTCAAGGACTGCATGCAGTGTATCCCCAGTCATCGTTGATCCTGTGTGTTTTTCACCTGCTACAAGCCCTCTGGAGATGGTTGTGGGACACGCATAACCATATTAGCAAGCAGGATCGTACATACCTCCTTAACACTTTCAAGGAGCTCATTGGTGCCGACAACTCTTTAGATTTAGAAAGCCGGTTTCAACAGATTCAGGAAGACAAAGTAGTTGCAAGGTATCAACAATTCAAGGAGCACTTAGCAGAGATCTTCGCGAGGCGCAATGCTTGGGCTCTTTGTCTCCACCAATCTGCAAACCTGCCTCTTCGAGGAAACGTAACGAACAACTTCGTTGAGGATGCCATGCGGGTAATCAAGGAGAAGATGTTTAACCGACCCAAAGCCTTCAATGTTACCCAGTTGTTCCACTTCTTGGTTACCCGTTTGACTTCGTACTACGAGCACAGATTGATAGATGTGTCAAACAACCAGATGACGAACCCTGCTCAGTCAAAATACAGAAAGGATGTCAAAGACGTCAATGTAGAcggcataatacat GAAACTGATTCTACTTACGCTGTACCCAGTGCGCAGTCGGAAGTTGTCTATTATGTCGACACAAACTTGGAAGCATGTACCTGTACCAAGGGAGGGAGTGGTGGGCCCTGCAAACATCAGTACGCCGTGATGAAGAAGTTCCATGTCACCAATTCGAACTGTCTTCCAGCTACAACGCCGCATCAAAGGAAAGTTTTTTACCAAATCGCAACGG gtaGAGTTGATGTACCGGACGAAGGGTTTGCGGACCTTCTCCCTGACGAGCAAGCCGACTTTCTTCCTGACGATGACGACATGATGGTTGCCTCCACGTCAAATGTACGGGATACTCAAATCGAAAGACAAGACTCTTTGCACAGAGATCTTCAAAATAACTTTTCTCACAGAGGACAGAGAACGCGCACTAGCAGCCTTTCAAACAAGCTTGACAATATGTTTGAAACCCTACGTTTCAAACTTGATAATGACGAGGAATCCTTCCACGCTCCGCTCACTAAGTTCGTTGAGCGGTTTGAGCACATCACTACGGACAGTGCTCTCATATCTGCCTTGTCGACATTTGGCAAGTACAATAGCGGCTTTGCCTTGTCAAAAAATTCTAGCCATGTTGGCCAAAGGAGAGCGATGCTCACCTCAAAGAAAATCGGTGTGCAACCAACAGCAGTCAGCCGAATGAAGACTACAGGTGGTAGAAGAAGGGCACCTATTACTGGACGCCCAGTAAAAGGAACTCAGAAGGAGCATAGTTAA